The Dehalococcoidia bacterium region GGCGCCGATCTATCGAAGCTGGGCGGCACCACCCAGAACGACGTCCTCAAGGAGTACATCGCGCGCGGCACGTACATCTTTCCGCCCCAGCCTTCCATGCGCCTGGCCACCGATATCTTCGCTTACTGCAAGAACCACCTGCCCGCGTGGAACACGATAAGCATTAGCGGCTATCACATCCGGGAGGCCGGTTCGACCGCCGCCCAGGAGATCGCGTTCACGCTCGCCAACGGCATCGCCTACGTCGAGGGAGCGCTTTCGACCGGCCTCGCCATCGACGAGTTCGCGCCCCGTCTCTCGTTCTTCTTCGCCAGCCAGAGCAACTTCCTGGAGGAGGTCGCCAAGTTTCGCACCGCCCGCCGGCTGTGGGCGCGGATAGTCAAGGAGCGCTTCGGCGCCCGCGAGCCGCGCTCGATGATGCTCCGCTTCCACACGCAAACCAGCGGCGTCTGCCTGACGGCGCAGCAGCCTGAGAACAATATCATCCGCACTACCCTTCAGGCGCTGTCCGCTGTGCTGGGGGGAACGCAATCGCTGCACACGAACGCGATGGACGAGGCGCTGGCGCTCCCCAGCGAACGCGCCGTCCAGATAGCGCTGCGCACACAGCAGATAATCGCCTTCGAGAGCGGCGTCGCGGACACTGTCGACCCGCTGGGCGGCTCCTACGTGGTGGAGTGTCTGACCGACACGCTGGAGGAGGAAGCGGAGGAGTACATCCGCCGCATCGACGAGATGGGCGGCGCAATGCGCGCGATCGAGCAGGGCTACCAGCAGCGCGAGATCCAGACCAACGCTTACCGCATGCAGCGCGACCTCGAAGAAGGGAGGCGCATCGTCGTGGGCGTCAACCGGTTCGTGAGCGATCACACGCCTGTCGAGGGGCTGCTGCGGGTCAACCCGAAGGTCGGCGAGCGGCAGGCGCGCCGGCTGCGAAAGCTGCGCCGCGAACGGGACAACGCCGCCGCGAAAGCGGCCCTCGACCGGCTGGCGGACGCGGCCCGCGGCGCAGAGAACACGATGCCCTGCTTCATCGAGTGCGCGGAGAACTACGTTACGCTTGGAGAGATGTGCGACGCGCTGCGCTCCATCTGGGGCGAACAAAAGGAGTCGATAGTCTTCTAGTGGGGAGATGGGGGCAGCGAATAGGAATGGAGACCGCAGGGCGCGAGCACTTTCGTAGCGTAGAGAGGAGCGACCGATGGCGCTTGTTAAAGGAATCGCCCACCTGGGGATCGCCGTCAGGGACCTCGACAAGGCGCTGGTCTTCTATCGCGACGCGCTCGGCCTGCCGATCATGAAGACAGCGGACCTGCGCGAGCAAGGCGTGAGAGCCGCGCTTCTACGCCTCGGCGACAGCGGTATCGAGCTGCTGGAGCCTCGAGCGGGGAGCGCGCTGGAGCGCTTTCTGGAGCGTCGCGGCGAAGGGCTGCACCACCTCGCCCTCGAGAGCGAGGACATCGCGGGCGCTCTCGCGCAGCTAAGGGAGAAGGAGGCTCCGCTGATCGATCAGGAGCCGCGCCGGGGACTGAACGGCCTCGTCGCTTTCGTCCACCCGTCCGCCCTGCACGGCGTGCTGGTGGAGATGGAGCAGCCGGAACATGAAGATTAAGGGTCTGGAATACCTGCTCATCGGCGCGGAAGACGTGGCGGAGGCGGCCGCTACCTGGCGCGAAATGCTGGGTCTGGCCGCGTCCGAGCCGTGCCCACCGGGAACCGAGTGCCTGGCGCTCGGGAACGGCGTCATACGCATCGTCGCTGACACGGACCACGTAGGACTCCTCGCGATCGCCCTTGAGGTCGAAGGGCTGGGCGAGCTGGTAACGAAGCTGCGCGAGGAAGGGATAGCCGTGTCCGACCCCGAAACCGAAGAGGACGCCATGGCAGCGGAGATCGAGCCGGCGTCGACGTACGGCGTGCCCATTCGGCTGATCGAGCACGTGGGGAAGAGGCGCTAGATGGACCAGGGACACAAGATCCGCGTGCTCATCGCCAAGCCGGGGCTCGACGGCCACGACCGCGGCGCGAAGGTGGTGGCGCGGGCCCTGCGCGACGCCGGCATGGAGGTGGTCTACACCGGCATCCGGCAGACCCCGGAAATGATCGCCGAGGCCGCCCTCCAGGAGGACGTGGACGTGCTCGGCCTCTCCGTCCTCTCCGGGGCGCACGTCGAGCTTTTCCCGCGCATCCTCGATGAACTGCGGAGCCGGGGCATCGACGACCTCCTGCTGATGGCCGGCGGGATCATTCCCGATGAGGACGTTCCCGCTCTGAAAGCGATGGGCTTTCGCGCCGTATTCGGCCCCGGCGCAGATACGCGGGATATCGTCCGTTTCGTGCAGGAGAACGCGCGTGGCGGCAGCCGCGGCTAGCGCCTCCCCTGTCGGCGACCTGACGGATCGCCTCCTTGCCGGCGACAGGCGCGCCCTCGCCCGCGTGCTCACCCTCATCGAAGACGGCACGCCGGAGGGACGCGAGGCGCTGCGAATCCTCTATTCCCGCACCGGCCGGGCGCACACCATCGGCGTGACGGGCGCCCCCGGCTCAGGAAAGAGCACCCTTGTCTACGCCCTCACTCTCGAGCTTCGCGCGCGGGGCCGCAGCGTCGGCATCGTCGCCGTCGACCCGTCGAGCGCCTTCAGCCGCGGCGCCGTCCTCGGCGACCGCATCCGGATGCAGGAGCTGGCATCCGACCGCGAGGTGTTTATCCGCAGCATGGCCACGCGCGGCTTCCCCGGCGGGATTGCCGCCACCACTCCCGGCGTCGTCGCCGCCCTCGACGCGTCGGGGAAGGACGTCGTCATCGTCGAGACCGTGGGCGCGGGCCAGGACGAGGTCGATATCGCCTCGGCAGCGCAGACGACGGTCGTCGTCAACACGCCCTCCGCCGGCGACGACGTGCAGGCGATGAAGGCGGGTCTGCTGGAGGCCGCCGATGTCCTCATCGTCAATAAGGCGGACCTGCCCGGCGCGGATGCCCTTGCGGCCCAGCTCAGCGCGGCGCTCGCCACGGCGCCCGGCGCGGCTGTGCCGGTCCTCCAGACGGTCGCCACGACTTCCGAAGGCGTTTCCGCCCTCGCCGACGCGGTGGAGGCGCACCGGCGGCGCCTGGAGCATTCGGGCGAGCTTGAGCGCTGCCGCCTCGAGCAGGCGCGCAACCAGGTGCTGGCGCTGCTCCGTCACCGCCTGCTGGACGATCTTCTTCGCTCGCCGGAAACCGCGAAGTCGCTTGAGCGGCTGATAGGGGAGGTCGCCTGCCGGCAGACCGACCCCTACACCGCAGTCGACCGGCTCATCAGCGGCAGCTAGCAGGCAGCACGCGACCTCTCGTCCGGGCAGGTCCGCTTTCCTCGGCGACGACGGCTCAGAGCGGTCCCCATCTCCTGCGGCCGTTTGCATGAGGCCATGCCTGCTCAGTCGCCGGCAGAGGGGAGTGATGGTACAGTGGGACTGAGGGGCCGGCCTCGTCGCCCCTCTCTTGAAAGAGCACGGGATGGTCTATCTTCTCTTCTTCGTGACGGCGGCGGTGATTATCGTCGCCGGGGTGGCGCTTGCCTACAACGGCGAGACGATAGCGGAACGCACGGGCCTGGGCAGGATCTGGATCGGCGCCTTTCTTATCGCCGGCACGACATCTCTTCCCGAGCTTGTCACCTCTTCGGTGGCGGTCGTTAGGGACGCACCCGACCTCGCGACGGGCGACATTTTCGGGGCGAACATGGTGAACATGTTGATCCTGGGGATACTTGGGCTGCTGTTCGGGAGGGCGTGGGAGGTCCGTCGCGAGCCGACGGGCATAGCGCTCGCGGCGGCCGTCGCCATCCTGATAACGGCGACCGCCGGCGTTTTCTCCGTGTCCGATTCGAACTTGAATCTGGGGACGCTGAGTCTGGCCAGTCCCCTGCTGGTGGCGATCGCGGTTGGAAGCGCGTTCTTGCTTCGGCAATACGAGGAGAGGATCGTTCACCCCAGCGCGGAGCGCCAAGAAATCGAGAGGAGGGCCATATCATTGCGGTCCGCGGTCATCCAGTTCGTGATAGCCGGGGCGGCGATTCTGGCCGCAGGGCCGCTCCTCATCGTGGCATCGGAGGAGATAGCGAAGGAGGCGGGCCTGAGCGAAAGCTTCTTCGGGGTAGCGGCACTGGCGCTGGTGACAACCCTGCCCGAGCTCGTCACTTCCGCCTCGGCGATGCGGCTGGGATCGATTGACCTGGCGATAGGCAATCTTTTCGGGAGCTGCATCACGAACATGGCCATCCTCGCCTGGCTGGACCTCCTCTATGTGAAGGGGCCGCTTTTCGAGACGGTGGGCCCCAGCCAAGTGGCAGCGGCGATGGCCGGGATCGCCATGATGACGACGGCGCTCATAGCCGTAAATGTGCGGCGGGCGGACCTGCGCCTTCACGTTCAACCAGCGGCGGCGGCGCTCATCGTGACGTACGTCATCGGCCTGCTGCTGGTGTACCAGGCGGACTGAGATTGGGGCGCTCAGGCGACGGAAAGCGTGCGTCTCGGGTCGATATCGAGGGCGATCAGCACTGCCCGCGTCCGATCGGAGACCTGCAGCTTCCGAAAGATGTGGCGGATGTGAGTCTTTGCCGTACCGGCGCTGATGCCCAGAAGCGCCCCAATCTCCTTGTTTCCCCGGCCCTGCGCCATCAGGCCAAGGACGTCGCGCTCTCTTGCCGTCAGGCGCTCGAGGACGCTGCCCGCCGGGCCAACGGGCGCGCTCGACTGCGGCGCACTGACGCAGGCAAAGAGCTGTGAGGTGACATGACGGTCGATGACGTTCCCGCTGGAAGTGATGACACGAATGGCCTGCAAGAGGCCCGACCCGCGGGTGTCCGCCCCCAGATACCCCTGGGCGCCGGCTCTCAGCGCCGCCCAACACTCGTCCAGGTCTGCGCGGTCGGTAAGCACGAGGACGGGCAGCGATGCGTTCCGTCTCCTGATGCCTCGAATGGCTTCCATGCGGTCAAGCCTAGAGAAGCCGTACCCGAGCACGACGACATCGGGAGGAAGGAACACGGCCCTGGCGATGGTCTCGTCGACCGTTTTGCATGCCGCGGTCAGCTCCATATCCGGCTCCGCGGATACGAGTCCGCCGAGACCCTGCCGGGCCAGGTCGGCGGAATCGGCAATCTGCACCCTGATCCTTCTCATCGCTTCCTCCTTTGGTGACGTCAAGGCCCACAAGTTCCCTTATCGACCCGCCCCCCGCGAAGTCTCTCCTGTTCCACCATCGATTTTGAATCAGGAGAGCGGGCGCGGCTATAGGGCCCCGACGTATAGGAGACGTCAACGCGCCTGATAGTCCGTGGGCGCAGCCTTTACTCCCGTTGGTAGAAGGCCATCAGGATGGGCCGGTTAAGGCTGAGAGGAAGGGTTGCCCAACCGAAGCGTACGCAAGCCCCAGGGAGGAAGGGTGACAGCGTCGACGGGCGACTCCGAAGCGAGGTCGAGCGAGCACTCCCACAGCGAAAGCGGGCCGCCGCTCTCGATGGATACCTCGCGGTCCGCGTCGGAGGGGTTCCAAATGCGGGCGTAAACACGGTCCTTCTGCACGAACAGGGACGAGAGAATGACCGGTTCCGGCTGCAAGCGGAGAAAGCTGCCCTGGGCAGGCAATGAGCCGTAGCGGGGGCTGAGGGCGGCGCCCAGGCAGGGAAGCCGGTAGTCGATTGAGGCGCGCAGCGCGTCCCATCGGGATGAGAACGGGACGACGGAGCATTCGTAGGCGTAGCCGCCCTGCAGACGCGTGAAGCGGGATCTGCCGCCTCGGACGGAGTCGTCGCTGGCGTACGGCCACCTCTCAGGGGCCCAGGCGAGCACGTTGCGCAGGACTCCCGTGCGGGGGTCGTAGTGGTATCCCGGCGTGCCGCGGTTCAGCAGCGCGACGCCGTTCTCGGAACCGTCTTCCAGGGTCAGCAGGCTTAGGGCGGTTATCCGGCCCTCGCCGGCCTCTTCTACCAGGAAGGGGGAATCGAAGAAGAGGCGCGGCAGCGGCGACGCGACGCTAAAGCAGAGCTTTTTCTCGTCCTGCAGATAGTAGGGAGCGTCGGCGCTGGAATCGGAAAGCTGGGGGCCGAAGACGGCGCCTTCGCCGAAATCGAACTCCATCCGGAAGTCGATGCGGGGCAGCGTCTGGTAGAGGGTCACCCACTGGCGAAAGCCCATCTTCCCCATCTTGCCGTCGATGCAGTAGCGGTCGAAGACGGGGCCGCGCTGGAAGAGAGTGACGCGCGCGCTGGTCTGCCGCGAGTCGTGGTACTTGCCCTTCAGCCAGACGCCGACGTGCCCACCCTCCAGGACGGTCTTCTCCCCCGCGAGAAGCTGCACGCTTCCGTTGGGATGGAGGTACAGGGAGTAGAACGGATTTCTGAAGAAGCGGGGCCCGGCGCTCAACGGCAGCGGCGATGGGGCCGGCGACTCGGGGAGCGCCCGCCTTTCGCGGATATCGTAGAGGGCGTAGCCCAACGGAGGCAGTCTGGCGACAAAGCCGAGCACGCTCTTGTTCCCCAGGCGCTGCACAACTTGGGAGGGCACTTCCGAGCCGCCACGATAGACCGACGGGGAGGTACCGGCGACGGTTATCTCGAAGTAGTCCTCGCGGCTCCAGGAGGACGGGTTGAAGAGGACGAGGGCGCGCCCTTCGGCGGCGGAGCTGTCGACGCGGGCGGCAAGGTAGGCGGCCGCCTCTTGCGCTATTTGCTCCGACGACTTGCGGGCGGCGACGGCCATGTCCTGTCCTACTTCGGCCATGGAGCGCTTGTGCTTTCGGGAGAGCCAGGGGCCGCAGAGGAAGAAATCGTGGTGCTGGGAGCGAAGGAGTCTCTTCCAGGAGTCGCTGAGCTTCACTTCGTCGCTGCGGCGGCCCATGGCGTAGGCGAGGGCGTCGAGCCGCTCTGCCAGCAGGAGCGCGCCTTCGGCCTCGGCGATGTCACGCTGTAGCCGGCCGCCGCCGAGCCCCCAGGGTATCGCGGCAGGGATATCGGTGGAGCGGCAGGTGATAGAAGGGCCGCCGTTTTTCGCGGCTTCGAAGTATTCGCCGGGGGTCACGAAGCGAAGGTCACCTCTGGCGGCGAGGGCGGAGGCGCCGGGGAGCGGGGCTTCGGCAGGATTGGGGTCGGCGAGACGGCTCAGCAGCGGACGGCTGATGCCGCGACGCTCCGCCTCGTCGCGGAAAGCTTCCAGCCTCCCGTTGTCCCAGCGGTCGAGGTCGCCGCCGAGAAGGACTCCATCCGCGAGCGCGCGGCGATGCCTTTCGGGGAGATCGTGCCCCATGAACCCGTAGCGGGGGACGACCGGGACCTCGTTGCCGTCGGGGCCCTTCCACTTGAGGAGCGACGCGTCGTGCGCGGGGTCTCTGCCGAAGGCCGCCCAGTGAGTGCGAAACACAGCGCCCGTGTAGCGAAAGGCGGAGAGGACTTGCGGGAGTTGAGGATAGAACTGGGGCTCACCGGCCATATATGAGCGGACGCGGGCGCCCAGAGCTGCCTCGATGGCGGCGAGGCCGTAGTAGAGGTGGCGAACGTTGGCTTCCCCGCTGACCGCGCGCGCAAGCGGCTGGGCGTAGGCGCCGTTAACGATTTCCAGCCGGCCGGTGGCGAGCAGTTCCCTCACGGCGGCGAGCGCGTCGGGCGCCTTCTCCGCCATCTCCTCCAGGGTCTGGCCGTCGAGCTCGAGGACGGCGCGAAGGCGAGGATCGGCCCGAAGGCGATCAAGCACGGTCTCGAAGACGAGCGGCCAGAGGAAGGCGTACCAGAGGCCGCCCCCTTTGAGGCCGATCCAGTCCCAGAAGGTGACGCTGCCATGGTAGCCGTCGATCAGGCAGACGGGATCGGCGTGGTGGGCGTGAAGCGGGTCGCCGGCGGAAGCGTGGGCCAGGCGGCGTTCCTCGCGGAGGAGGCGCTGTCGCCGGCCCCTCGCGGCGCGCTTGAGCAGCACAAGCTGCACTGCGCGCGGAAGAAGGGCCGAGATGGCCAGCCGCGCCGTCACTCCCCTGCCCGCGAGCTTCATCATCCGCGACCTCTAACGCTCCAATTAAGCAGCAAACGGGGCGCTTCCGGCAAGGGTAGCAGCATCGGCGGGTTGTGGCTAGGGTTCCGCTTCCGCCTCGGCGACGGCGAGCGGCGCCCTCGCTTCGACGGCCCTGGGCATCGGCGTGAGGATTATCGCCGGAACGGCAACCAGGGCGGCCACCGCAGTTATGAGGAATGCCGGCCTGTAGTCGCCGACAACGTCGTACATCGCGCCGACGAAGATGGGGCCGCTCACGCTGCCTATGCTCGATATGGTAAACATGAGGCCCTGTATCCCCGCAAAGGCGCGCAGGCCGAAAAGCTCAGCCTGAAGCACGGGCCTGACAGCGATCGAGGCGCCCCAGCCGGGGCTGAACAGCGCGAGATAGAAGATCACCTGCCACTGCGTCTGAATGGTAGCGATGGCAAGGATGCCGAGAGCCATGAGCGCGTAGGCGGCGGCGAGCAGCTTCTTCTTGTCTATGAAATCGGCAAGATAGCCGAAGCCGAGCCTGCCGAAGAGGCTGAGCACCGTCATGGCGGTGGCGATCTGGGCGGCGGTCTCGGAGGAAAAGCCGATCGACTCCTTGAGATACGCGACCTGGTGGACGACGATGCCCATGCTGCCGAGGCTGATCAGCGCCATCGAGATGCCCAGCAGCCAGAAGGTGCGGTTCCGCAGCGCCTGCGTCATCGTCAGGCCCTGCCGATGGATCGAGGCGGTCTCCTCAGTCACACGTGCGCGTTCGAGCGCCGTTTCGCCTTCGGCCGAGTCCGTTCCGGGAGCAGGCGCGGCGACTGCCTCGGACGGCGGCTCGCCGTCGGGCAGGAGCCCCATGTCCTCCGGCTGCTGCCGCACGAGCAACGCCAGCGGCACCCCAATGACGATCTGGGCGATCCCCACCGTAAGAAGAGCGCTTCTCCAACCGAAAGCGGCTATCAGGGCGGCAAGCACCATCACCATGACGCCGCTGGCGCCGCCGCCCAGAGTAACCAGCGCTGTCGCCCGGCCGCGCTTCTTCACGAACCAGTGGGCGATCGCTGTGTAGGCGACGGGGCCGCTCGTGGCGCCCATTCCAACGGCGATGACCGCCACCGAAAGGTAGAGACCCCAGATGGCGTTGATGCGGCTAAGAAGGATGAAGCCGATGCCGACGAGGATGATGCCGGCGATGAGCAGGATGCGCGAGCCCAGCCGATCGATCAGGTAGCCGACGACCGGCGCTTCCAGGCCGCCCATCTCGGAGCGCAGCGAGAAGGCCCCGCCTATGACCGCGCGGCTCCACCCGAACTCGTCGCTGAGGGGGTCCACGAGAGTTGAGAAGCCGTAGAAAAAGGTGCCGGTAGTGACGAACATGACCGTGGCCATGACGCCGACTATCCACCACCCGTAGTAGATACGCATCCCGCTAGATCCCTGAGCGCGAACAGGGGGAGAGGCCTGCCATAGCGAAATCGTAGCACCGCCTGCGAGTTGCACACAATTCTCCACCGCTGCGCCATTTGCGCGCGCGGCCGATAGTTATTAGGGAAGCCTAAGTCGAGGTGGGAACCGCGTTCTTATTTGACTGATGGCTGCGGTCGAGAATAGAATTAGGTGGGCCTAAGTGAGTGAATTATGGCGCCTGATCTGATTGAAGAGCGGCCTGAGGAATACCTCAAGATAATCGGCCTGGCGGCGGAGCACCGCGAGGACGCCACGACCTCGTACCTCGCGAAGCGGCTCGGCGTCTCCATGCCTTCCATCACCGAGATGCTCCATCGCCTCGCCTCGAAAGGGCTCGTCCACTACCGCCCGCGGGGCGCCGTCCGGCTGACCCCGGACGGTCAGCGGGTGGCGAACTCGCTCATTCGGCGGCACCGGCTGTGGGAAGGCTTCCTCGTGCAATTCCTGGGCTTTAGCTGGGACGAGGTGCACGAGGAGGCCGGCCGGCTGGAGCACGTCACCTCCCCGGCGCTGGAGGAACGGCTTGCCGAGTTTCTGGGCGATCTGGCCTCCTGCCCCCACGGGCACACGATACCCGGCCGGCGGGAGAAGACGGGGGCGATCCGCCCGTTGAGCGAATTCGAATCGCCGGGGGCCGCGAGGGTCGCCCGCATTCAGGACGAGACGTCCGATTTCCTGCGCCGGCTGGACCGGCTCGAGATCAGGCCGGGCTGTGTGATGGAGGTGCAGGATGTGAGCGCCGAGGACGGCTCGGTCTGGGTCCGCGTCAGCGGACGGCTCAAGGAGATCGCCCCCGACCTGGCGTCGAGCGTAATGGTCGAGAAGATTGAAGATGGTGAATCGGATTAGTTGAGGACATGGTGGACTCAAGAGATACAGTCGTACCCCTGGGTGCGCTGCTTCCCGGACAAAGAGGGACAATTGTCAATCTTTCCGGCGGCAGGGCCTTTGTCTCCCGCTGTCTGGCGCTGGGTTGCACGCCGGGCACGCGGGTAAGAATGGAGCGGAACAACGGCCGTGGGCCGGTGATCGTAGTCGTGCGGGGAGCGCGCCTGGCCCTGGGACGCGGCGAGGCGATGCGCGTCCAGGTGACGAGATAGGGAGCCGGGCATGAGCGAAAAGGAGCGGAGCCAGAGCCGCGGCCGGCGCCGCGCGCTCGGCGGACTGGCGTTGCTCGGTTTGCTAGGGCTGGCCCGGCGCCGCCGTGACCATCGCCGCGACGACCATCCTGACGAAGACTGGCGCGCGCCTGCCGGCCATAAGGAGCGTCGCTCGGGCCACGGAATCCGGAGCCGTCTCGAGGGCCACGAGACCAGGCGCGGCCGGCCGCTGACGGTTGCCCTCGCTGGGGCGCCCAACACGGGCAAGAGCACCGTCTTCAATGCCCTGACCGGCCTGCGACAGCACGTGGGCAACTGGCCGGGAAAGACGGTGGAGCGGAAGACGGGAATATGCCAGCGCGACGGCACCCTCTTCTCTATCGTTGACTTGCCCGGCAGCTACGGTCTCACGGCGCACTCTCTGGAGGAGGAGATAGCCCGCGACTTCCTCGCCAAGGAGAGGCCGGACGTGGTCGTGGCCGTTGTCGACGCCTCGAGCCTCGAGCGCAATCTCTACCTGGTCTGCGAGCTGCTTCAGCTTGGCGTGCCCATGGTCGTGGCCCTCAACATGATGGATGTTGCCCGCAGTAACGGCCTCGAAGTAGACAGCGAGGCGCTGGAGCGGACGCTGGGGGTACCCGTCGTGCCCATGGTGGCGCGAAACGGCCAGGGGGTATCGCAACTGCTGGAGGCGATAGCGGCCGCCCCCGGAGCGGCGAAGAAGGCCGACGCTGCCGGCCCGGGACTGGACCCGGCAACCGAACGACTGGTGACCGACCTCGACGCTCTGCTTCCGCCTGAACTCCGTCTCTCCTATCCGCGCCGCTGGGCCCTCGTAAAATTGCTCGAGGGCGACCCGGCGATGAGGAAGACGTTGAAGAAGACCGGCCCGCGTGACGTATGGGAACAGGTTGAAGGCATCCTCCAGCAGCACGAGCAGGCCGTCCTTGAGATAGCCGGCGGTCGCTATGACTGGGCCGCCAAGACCTACCAGCGGGCAGTGGGGCGGCCCTCGGGAGAGCGCGTCTCCCCCGGGGAGTGGGCGGACCGTCTCCTTACCCATCCTCTGGGCGGGGTCATTGCCTTCGTGGCCATGGTCTTCGTCATCTATTGGCTCATGTTCAGCGTGGCCGCGCCCGTGCAGGGCTGGCTGGATGAGAATGTAGTGGCCAGGACCGCCGGCGGGCTGGAAGACGCTCTCAGCGGCTGGCCGGACTGGACGGTGAGCCTTCTCGCCGACGGCGTTATCAGCGGTGTCGGCCTGGTGCTGACGTTCATTCCCATTTTGGCGGTGCTGTTCCTCGCCCTGGCCGTCCTCGAGGACGTCGGATACATGGCGCGGGCGGCGTTCGTCATGGACCGGTTCATGCACATTATAGGTCTGAGAGGCAAATCGTTTTTGCCCCTTTTCATCGGCTGGGGATGTAACGTGCCGGCGATCACGGGCAGCCGCATTATCGAGTCGCCGTCGGCCCGTCTGACGACCATCCTGATAGCGCCGCTGGTTCCCTGCGCCGCGCGCATGGTGGTGATAGCGCTGTTCACGGCCGCCTTCTTCCGCGGCGCAGCGGCCCTGGTCTCGTGGAGCATGGTGATGGTCAACCTGGCGGTCCTGGCCCTCGCGGCCCTGTTCATCAGCCGCTTTGTTTTCCGGGGGCAGGAGTCCTCCTTCATCATGGAGCTTCCACGTTACCACACGCCGAACGTGAGGACGGTCCTCCTGGCGGCGTGGGAGCGCGTGCGGCGGTTCGTGACGCTTGCGGGGACGGTCATCCTGTTCATGTCCGTCGTCGTGTGGGCCTTCTCAAACTTCCCCAGCGACGACATCGCGGACAGCGCCCTGGGGTACGTCGGCCGCGGCCTGGAGCCTCTCGGCGGGCTGATGGGGCTCGACTGGCGGATGATGGTGGCGCTGCTCACGAGCTTTGTCGCCAAGGAGCAGACGATCGCCACCCTGGGGGTGATACTCGGCACGGGCGAGAATGGCGGTGCAGCGCTGGAGACCAGCCTGACCGACATCATGGTGCCGGCGGCTGCGGTGTCTTTCATCGCCCTGCAGATGCTGTTCATACCGTGTGTCGCTGCGGTGGCGGCGATCCGCCAGGAGACGCGGAGTTGGCGCTGGACGGGCGCCGCCGTGGGCTACATGCTGGTGGTCTCTTTCGTGGTGGCGACGATTATTTACCAGTCTGCCCGGCTACTGGGCGTGGGGGTGTAGATGCTGAAGAAGGCGCTTGATCTCATCGCCAAAGGGCGCGCCTCGTCGCTCGACGAGCTGGCGGCGGAGCTGGAGTTGCCGTCGCTCCTGGCGGAGCAACTGGTGGAACGTCTGGTAGAAAACGGCTACCTCACGGAAGTCGACGCCGGCGAGGCGCTGAAGTCGGGCTGCGCCGGCTGCTCGCTGCGGTCCTGGTGCGAAGGGAGGACGAGCAGCCGGCTCTGGGAAGTGACGCCGAAAGGCATGGCCGCCGTAGCTGAATCCGGCCCCGCCCGCTGACCCGCGCGTCCGCCCGCGCCGGAAGGGCTGCCCGACGCGACGCGCTGTTCCCCCTTCCTCCCCAAGACGCTGCGCCCAAACCGGGCCATCCACCCGGAATCTGTCTTCTCGCGCGTGGCCGGGCCCCAGACTAGCGCATGGAGCCGCGCAGGCGGGGGTCGAAGATGTCGCGCATGGCGTCGCCGAGCATGTTGAAGGAGAGGACGGTGAAGCTGATGGCGGCGCCGGGGAAGGTGGCCATCCAGGGCGC contains the following coding sequences:
- a CDS encoding metal-dependent transcriptional regulator, encoding MAPDLIEERPEEYLKIIGLAAEHREDATTSYLAKRLGVSMPSITEMLHRLASKGLVHYRPRGAVRLTPDGQRVANSLIRRHRLWEGFLVQFLGFSWDEVHEEAGRLEHVTSPALEERLAEFLGDLASCPHGHTIPGRREKTGAIRPLSEFESPGAARVARIQDETSDFLRRLDRLEIRPGCVMEVQDVSAEDGSVWVRVSGRLKEIAPDLASSVMVEKIEDGESD
- a CDS encoding methylmalonyl-CoA mutase family protein; translation: MSSSENEQQSGAKQPPASAGSRRFETSSGRELKECYTPEDLRDWDWTRRLGEPGRYPFTRGVQSNMYRGRLWTMRQYAGFGDAAESNRRYRYLLDHGQTGLSVAFDLPTQIGYDADHPRAAGEVGKVGVSVCSLLDMEELFKGISLERVTTSMTINATAPALLAFYVAAAKKQGADLSKLGGTTQNDVLKEYIARGTYIFPPQPSMRLATDIFAYCKNHLPAWNTISISGYHIREAGSTAAQEIAFTLANGIAYVEGALSTGLAIDEFAPRLSFFFASQSNFLEEVAKFRTARRLWARIVKERFGAREPRSMMLRFHTQTSGVCLTAQQPENNIIRTTLQALSAVLGGTQSLHTNAMDEALALPSERAVQIALRTQQIIAFESGVADTVDPLGGSYVVECLTDTLEEEAEEYIRRIDEMGGAMRAIEQGYQQREIQTNAYRMQRDLEEGRRIVVGVNRFVSDHTPVEGLLRVNPKVGERQARRLRKLRRERDNAAAKAALDRLADAARGAENTMPCFIECAENYVTLGEMCDALRSIWGEQKESIVF
- the mce gene encoding methylmalonyl-CoA epimerase, translating into MALVKGIAHLGIAVRDLDKALVFYRDALGLPIMKTADLREQGVRAALLRLGDSGIELLEPRAGSALERFLERRGEGLHHLALESEDIAGALAQLREKEAPLIDQEPRRGLNGLVAFVHPSALHGVLVEMEQPEHED
- a CDS encoding response regulator transcription factor, yielding MRRIRVQIADSADLARQGLGGLVSAEPDMELTAACKTVDETIARAVFLPPDVVVLGYGFSRLDRMEAIRGIRRRNASLPVLVLTDRADLDECWAALRAGAQGYLGADTRGSGLLQAIRVITSSGNVIDRHVTSQLFACVSAPQSSAPVGPAGSVLERLTARERDVLGLMAQGRGNKEIGALLGISAGTAKTHIRHIFRKLQVSDRTRAVLIALDIDPRRTLSVA
- a CDS encoding MFS transporter; the encoded protein is MRIYYGWWIVGVMATVMFVTTGTFFYGFSTLVDPLSDEFGWSRAVIGGAFSLRSEMGGLEAPVVGYLIDRLGSRILLIAGIILVGIGFILLSRINAIWGLYLSVAVIAVGMGATSGPVAYTAIAHWFVKKRGRATALVTLGGGASGVMVMVLAALIAAFGWRSALLTVGIAQIVIGVPLALLVRQQPEDMGLLPDGEPPSEAVAAPAPGTDSAEGETALERARVTEETASIHRQGLTMTQALRNRTFWLLGISMALISLGSMGIVVHQVAYLKESIGFSSETAAQIATAMTVLSLFGRLGFGYLADFIDKKKLLAAAYALMALGILAIATIQTQWQVIFYLALFSPGWGASIAVRPVLQAELFGLRAFAGIQGLMFTISSIGSVSGPIFVGAMYDVVGDYRPAFLITAVAALVAVPAIILTPMPRAVEARAPLAVAEAEAEP
- a CDS encoding FeoA family protein; amino-acid sequence: MVDSRDTVVPLGALLPGQRGTIVNLSGGRAFVSRCLALGCTPGTRVRMERNNGRGPVIVVVRGARLALGRGEAMRVQVTR
- the meaB gene encoding methylmalonyl Co-A mutase-associated GTPase MeaB, which codes for MAAAAASASPVGDLTDRLLAGDRRALARVLTLIEDGTPEGREALRILYSRTGRAHTIGVTGAPGSGKSTLVYALTLELRARGRSVGIVAVDPSSAFSRGAVLGDRIRMQELASDREVFIRSMATRGFPGGIAATTPGVVAALDASGKDVVIVETVGAGQDEVDIASAAQTTVVVNTPSAGDDVQAMKAGLLEAADVLIVNKADLPGADALAAQLSAALATAPGAAVPVLQTVATTSEGVSALADAVEAHRRRLEHSGELERCRLEQARNQVLALLRHRLLDDLLRSPETAKSLERLIGEVACRQTDPYTAVDRLISGS
- a CDS encoding cobalamin B12-binding domain-containing protein, which translates into the protein MDQGHKIRVLIAKPGLDGHDRGAKVVARALRDAGMEVVYTGIRQTPEMIAEAALQEDVDVLGLSVLSGAHVELFPRILDELRSRGIDDLLLMAGGIIPDEDVPALKAMGFRAVFGPGADTRDIVRFVQENARGGSRG